The Pelagibaculum spongiae genome has a segment encoding these proteins:
- a CDS encoding YHS domain-containing (seleno)protein, translated as MNFSTQGIPSISKLLLVAFLMIAPGLAQAKSEIYTSYFSSTAVSGYDTVAYFTESKPVKGSKKFSTKYKGTKWQFKNAENLALFKADPAKYAPQYGGYCAWAVAQNDTAKGDPTQWTVHEGKLYLNYDATVQKKWVADKEKFIIKADGYWPKVLN; from the coding sequence ATGAACTTTTCCACTCAAGGAATCCCTTCTATTAGCAAATTGCTGTTGGTCGCATTCTTAATGATTGCGCCAGGCTTGGCTCAAGCAAAAAGTGAAATTTACACCAGTTACTTCAGTAGCACGGCTGTGAGCGGCTATGACACTGTTGCTTATTTTACAGAAAGCAAGCCGGTTAAAGGTAGTAAGAAGTTCTCAACTAAATACAAAGGTACCAAGTGGCAGTTTAAAAATGCTGAAAACTTGGCACTTTTTAAAGCAGATCCGGCCAAATATGCACCGCAATACGGCGGGTATTGCGCTTGGGCAGTGGCACAAAACGATACCGCGAAGGGCGATCCAACCCAGTGGACAGTTCATGAGGGAAAGTTGTATTTGAATTACGATGCAACCGTTCAGAAAAAATGGGTTGCGGATAAAGAAAAATTCATTATAAAGGCCGATGGTTACTGGCCAAAAGTGCTTAACTAA
- a CDS encoding cyanophycin synthetase, with protein MKSLKKYVYGYISKTFMDGCSSYNSLEVRKSCRSKEQARDAFAEHDVPHAKGLIFVNPLKAHQFAKQHGFPLVVKPNVGGFSRGSYFPITNYKQLWKAIFLAKIWWPATVVEQYLEGKNYRVLVANGKIISVIERFAPYVIGNGQSTISQLIDEENQIRQQMNLFPVIHPLSKSQVTVDFLKKQKLTIDSVLEQGQLVKLFHRISLAPGGIISTIDKQTVHPDNIELMEKVLGIFKANILGIDVILEKGIEHSHLEQKGILLEVNSRPYIKMHNHPRYGEKEDLSKHFEALEKLEVAQADIF; from the coding sequence GTGAAATCGCTGAAAAAGTATGTATACGGATATATCAGTAAGACGTTTATGGATGGCTGCAGTAGCTACAATAGCCTGGAAGTCAGAAAGAGCTGCCGTTCTAAAGAGCAAGCACGCGATGCATTTGCCGAGCACGATGTTCCTCATGCTAAAGGTTTGATTTTTGTAAACCCTTTAAAGGCACATCAGTTCGCTAAACAGCACGGCTTCCCTTTGGTAGTAAAACCTAATGTCGGTGGTTTTTCTCGCGGCAGTTATTTTCCGATTACTAATTACAAGCAACTTTGGAAAGCCATTTTCCTAGCTAAAATCTGGTGGCCAGCGACAGTCGTTGAGCAATACCTTGAAGGGAAAAATTATCGTGTTTTGGTGGCAAATGGCAAAATCATTTCGGTAATTGAACGGTTTGCACCTTATGTAATTGGAAATGGTCAGTCCACCATTAGTCAGTTAATTGATGAAGAAAATCAAATTCGCCAGCAGATGAATTTATTCCCCGTTATTCATCCGCTTTCTAAAAGTCAGGTCACTGTCGATTTTCTAAAAAAACAAAAACTGACAATCGATTCAGTTTTAGAACAAGGTCAGCTGGTTAAATTATTCCATCGAATTTCTTTAGCACCTGGCGGAATTATTTCAACCATCGACAAACAAACTGTTCACCCAGATAACATTGAATTAATGGAAAAAGTGTTAGGTATTTTCAAAGCTAACATTTTAGGCATTGATGTCATTTTAGAAAAAGGGATCGAGCACAGCCACCTTGAACAAAAAGGTATTTTGCTGGAAGTCAATTCTCGCCCTTACATTAAAATGCACAATCACCCTCGTTACGGTGAAAAAGAAGATTTATCGAAGCATTTTGAAGCACTAGAAAAATTAGAAGTTGCTCAGGCAGATATTTTTTAA
- a CDS encoding DinB family protein, translated as MHTIVKGNIETIDQLSEFIEKLSEQDYQYTGSSLFESSIGQHLRHILDLYMAMMHPLQNGLIDYDVRRRGIPLETDKSVGLLELQQTRNWLETLTEQTLFEPIEVKSEVMLSSTQSIQVTSTLGRELCFTSSHLVHHLAIMAAIARLIGHQVDSAIGQAPTTASFNRSQQA; from the coding sequence ATGCACACGATTGTAAAAGGCAATATTGAAACCATCGATCAACTGAGTGAATTTATAGAAAAGCTCAGCGAACAAGACTATCAATACACCGGTAGTAGCTTGTTTGAAAGCTCGATTGGCCAACACTTGCGACATATCCTGGATCTTTATATGGCAATGATGCATCCATTGCAGAATGGCCTGATCGATTACGATGTTCGCCGTCGTGGGATTCCTTTAGAAACGGATAAATCAGTAGGTTTGTTAGAGCTTCAGCAAACGCGTAACTGGCTAGAAACTTTAACGGAACAAACTTTGTTTGAGCCGATTGAAGTGAAATCTGAAGTGATGCTATCTAGCACCCAAAGCATTCAAGTGACTTCAACGCTGGGTCGTGAACTATGCTTTACTTCCAGCCACTTGGTTCACCATTTAGCGATTATGGCGGCAATTGCCCGCTTAATTGGTCATCAAGTTGACTCAGCAATTGGTCAAGCTCCAACGACTGCATCGTTTAATCGATCCCAGCAAGCTTAA
- a CDS encoding NRDE family protein — translation MCTVSWLFDNAGYQLFFNRDEQRTRALAEPPSLYSESSSLTGQHCNFLMPIDPVGKGSWIAVNETGLSLCLLNFYQGEMPKGPLVSRGQLVRNLIGCKDYLQLESTVTNMDMSHFAPFTLVAFFPEINQASFFQWSGQQLETFSKKDAPFTSSSVKFPEVSQVRFAAWATLPEKKTAKDLLAFHRYHGEHPNHLSICLHRDDATSVSLSHIAVSSGQICFDYYGGSPCETFTAISNKLDMIPQG, via the coding sequence ATGTGTACTGTCAGTTGGTTATTTGATAACGCTGGTTATCAGCTGTTTTTCAATCGCGATGAACAGCGCACTCGAGCCCTTGCCGAACCTCCATCACTGTATAGCGAATCCAGCTCACTGACAGGTCAACACTGCAATTTTCTGATGCCGATAGATCCGGTAGGAAAAGGTAGCTGGATTGCAGTTAATGAAACGGGTTTGAGCCTTTGTTTGTTAAATTTTTACCAAGGCGAAATGCCAAAAGGCCCGCTGGTTTCCCGCGGTCAACTGGTGCGTAACCTAATCGGTTGTAAAGATTACCTTCAGCTGGAAAGCACTGTAACAAATATGGATATGAGCCATTTTGCACCTTTTACACTGGTGGCTTTTTTCCCAGAAATAAATCAAGCGAGTTTTTTCCAATGGAGTGGCCAGCAGCTGGAAACATTCAGCAAAAAAGATGCGCCATTTACTTCATCCTCAGTTAAATTCCCTGAAGTTAGCCAGGTTCGTTTTGCTGCTTGGGCAACACTGCCAGAGAAAAAAACAGCCAAAGATCTGCTGGCATTTCATCGTTACCACGGTGAACACCCCAATCATTTATCTATTTGCTTACACCGGGACGACGCAACCTCGGTTAGCCTGAGTCATATTGCGGTGAGCAGTGGTCAGATCTGTTTTGATTATTACGGCGGATCGCCGTGTGAAACATTTACAGCAATCAGCAACAAACTGGATATGATTCCACAAGGCTAG
- a CDS encoding VOC family protein, translating into MKQSIVHIALVVNDYDEAIDFYVNKLKFELIEDSYQPEQNKRWVVVSPPGSNGVALLLAKASKPVQKTFVGNQAGGRVFLFLKTDDFWRDYKRMLELDIKFVRPPAEQDYGTVAVFEDLYGNLWDLLQLNPDHPMAGRR; encoded by the coding sequence ATGAAGCAATCAATTGTACATATCGCATTGGTAGTCAATGACTACGATGAAGCGATTGATTTCTATGTAAACAAGCTTAAGTTTGAGCTGATTGAAGACAGCTATCAACCAGAACAGAATAAGCGTTGGGTGGTGGTGTCTCCGCCAGGTTCAAACGGTGTAGCCCTGCTGTTGGCCAAAGCATCCAAGCCAGTGCAAAAAACATTTGTCGGCAATCAGGCCGGTGGTCGGGTCTTTTTGTTTCTGAAAACTGATGATTTCTGGCGCGATTACAAAAGAATGCTAGAGCTGGATATTAAATTTGTTCGTCCACCCGCCGAGCAAGATTATGGCACGGTCGCTGTATTTGAAGATCTCTACGGAAATTTGTGGGATTTATTGCAATTAAATCCAGATCACCCGATGGCGGGGCGAAGATAG
- a CDS encoding LysE family translocator encodes MSIALLSIFIPTFFFVSITPGMCMTLALTLGMSIGIRRSLHMMWGELIGVGLVASAAALGVATIMLKLPEAFIVLKLAGGAYLIWLGIQMWQSKGKLVLPEPGSEGKGERARQGKWQLALNGFITAIANPKGWAFFITLLPPFLDNSKALVPQLISLIAIILTLEFSCLLIYASGGKALSHFLMNKDNVKLMNRIAGSLMMGVGVWLAVG; translated from the coding sequence ATGTCTATTGCCTTGCTTTCAATCTTCATACCGACCTTTTTCTTTGTCTCGATTACACCGGGCATGTGCATGACACTGGCACTGACCCTTGGCATGTCGATCGGGATTCGCCGCAGTTTACATATGATGTGGGGTGAATTGATTGGCGTTGGCCTAGTAGCTTCTGCAGCAGCACTGGGCGTGGCAACCATTATGCTCAAACTGCCGGAAGCTTTTATTGTGCTCAAACTGGCAGGTGGGGCTTATCTGATTTGGCTGGGCATCCAAATGTGGCAATCCAAAGGCAAGCTGGTGCTTCCAGAGCCTGGAAGCGAGGGCAAAGGCGAACGAGCCCGCCAAGGGAAATGGCAGTTAGCACTGAATGGATTTATCACCGCGATTGCCAACCCTAAGGGCTGGGCATTTTTTATTACCCTGCTGCCACCATTTTTAGATAACAGCAAAGCGCTTGTACCACAGTTAATTTCACTGATCGCCATTATTTTAACACTGGAATTTAGCTGTTTATTAATTTACGCCAGTGGCGGCAAAGCACTCAGTCATTTTTTAATGAACAAAGATAACGTCAAGCTGATGAACCGCATCGCTGGCAGTTTAATGATGGGCGTCGGAGTTTGGTTGGCGGTGGGGTGA
- a CDS encoding ABC transporter permease, which translates to MDASVWIFSTLDSSIRLAVPLIFAAMGGIFSERSGIVDIGLEGKMLFAAFVAAATSYATGSAWLGMCAGIMGSVALSMVHGYASINMRGDQVISGLAVNFFAAGMTVTLGHAWFSRGGQTPGLIGDQRFLPIELPGAEWLGDTIPFFGPLYREVISGHNILVYLSFAIVGVTWWVLFKTRFGLRLRAVGEEPNAVDTAGISVAWMRYRAIAFTGVFCGLAGAYYSTAQNAAFGKNMTAGQGYIALAAVIFGKWRPKTALFACLLFGFLSALETRMQGVAIPGIGVLPTQVFSALPYVLTVVLLAGFIGKAVAPKAVGQPYIKER; encoded by the coding sequence ATGGATGCAAGTGTTTGGATTTTTTCAACCCTGGATTCAAGTATCCGTCTGGCGGTGCCACTGATTTTTGCTGCAATGGGCGGTATTTTCTCAGAGCGTTCGGGTATCGTCGATATCGGTCTGGAAGGTAAAATGCTGTTTGCTGCTTTTGTTGCAGCCGCTACCAGCTACGCTACAGGTTCTGCATGGTTAGGTATGTGTGCCGGCATCATGGGTTCAGTTGCCTTATCGATGGTGCATGGTTATGCCTCAATCAATATGCGTGGCGATCAGGTGATCTCTGGTTTGGCAGTCAATTTCTTTGCTGCTGGTATGACAGTCACATTGGGTCACGCTTGGTTTAGTCGCGGTGGTCAAACGCCAGGTCTGATTGGCGATCAGCGTTTCTTGCCTATCGAGCTGCCAGGCGCTGAATGGTTAGGTGATACCATTCCATTCTTTGGCCCGTTATACCGTGAAGTGATTTCTGGTCATAACATTTTGGTTTATTTATCATTTGCCATTGTTGGCGTTACTTGGTGGGTGTTGTTTAAAACCCGCTTTGGTCTGCGTTTACGTGCGGTAGGTGAAGAACCAAATGCAGTAGACACTGCAGGTATTTCAGTTGCTTGGATGCGTTATCGAGCAATTGCTTTTACCGGTGTCTTTTGTGGTCTGGCAGGTGCTTACTATTCAACTGCGCAAAATGCGGCGTTTGGTAAAAACATGACTGCAGGGCAAGGTTATATCGCTTTAGCGGCAGTTATCTTCGGTAAATGGCGTCCAAAAACAGCATTGTTTGCCTGTTTATTGTTCGGCTTCCTAAGTGCTTTGGAAACCCGAATGCAAGGTGTTGCAATTCCTGGAATTGGCGTGCTGCCAACTCAGGTATTCTCGGCGCTGCCATATGTTCTGACAGTTGTATTATTGGCTGGCTTTATCGGCAAAGCAGTCGCACCAAAAGCAGTCGGTCAGCCTTACATTAAAGAGCGTTAA
- a CDS encoding ABC transporter permease produces MSAFQESPAWVRVGLVPILQLTLALAVSSLVVLMVGESPIEALKLMVYGATNLEYGGLASTLYYATNFIFTGLAVAVAFHAGLFNIGGEGQAYVAGLGVAIVALTFDSTLNVWLMAPMIIVISALFGAVWGVIPGYLQAKRGSHIVVTTIMFNFIAAAVMGYALVEIIAPMGGNSTDSRYFAATSVFPKLNEIWPDIPSSLLNPTLLIALITAWLVWVLIWRTRLGYAIRVVGQNPKAAEYAGINVARIIIITMAISGALAGMMAINEVYGAQSRLILNFTNGFGFIGIAVALMGRNHPVGVILASILFGALYQGGTELQFDMPSLNPELIMVIQGAVIFFTGALDRLVRDPVEKMFMRKSTEEA; encoded by the coding sequence ATGAGTGCTTTTCAAGAAAGTCCTGCATGGGTAAGAGTAGGGCTAGTCCCGATACTTCAGTTAACGCTAGCATTGGCCGTTTCATCTTTGGTTGTGCTAATGGTCGGTGAGAGTCCGATTGAAGCACTTAAGCTGATGGTATATGGCGCGACCAATCTAGAATATGGCGGGTTGGCATCGACTTTATATTATGCAACCAACTTTATCTTTACTGGTTTAGCCGTTGCCGTCGCATTCCATGCTGGCTTGTTCAACATTGGTGGTGAAGGTCAGGCATATGTCGCGGGTTTAGGTGTTGCTATTGTGGCCCTGACTTTTGACAGCACATTAAATGTTTGGCTGATGGCACCGATGATTATTGTTATCAGTGCTTTGTTTGGTGCGGTTTGGGGTGTTATTCCCGGCTACTTGCAAGCTAAGCGTGGCTCTCACATTGTAGTAACCACCATTATGTTTAACTTTATTGCTGCAGCAGTAATGGGTTATGCATTGGTCGAAATTATTGCACCTATGGGTGGTAACTCAACTGATAGTCGCTATTTTGCAGCGACTTCGGTATTCCCTAAGCTAAATGAAATCTGGCCAGATATTCCTTCATCCTTGCTAAACCCAACTTTGCTGATTGCATTGATAACAGCTTGGCTGGTGTGGGTGTTAATCTGGAGAACGCGTCTTGGTTATGCAATTCGCGTGGTAGGGCAAAACCCTAAAGCGGCGGAATATGCAGGTATTAACGTAGCGCGCATCATCATTATCACCATGGCTATTTCTGGTGCTTTGGCCGGTATGATGGCAATTAACGAAGTCTATGGCGCTCAGTCTCGTCTGATTCTGAACTTTACTAATGGCTTTGGTTTTATTGGTATTGCGGTGGCTTTGATGGGGCGTAACCATCCTGTTGGCGTTATTTTGGCTTCGATTCTGTTTGGTGCACTCTATCAGGGTGGTACCGAGCTGCAGTTTGATATGCCAAGCCTGAATCCTGAGCTAATTATGGTAATTCAGGGTGCTGTTATCTTCTTTACTGGTGCGTTGGATCGATTGGTTCGTGATCCAGTAGAGAAAATGTTTATGCGAAAGTCGACTGAGGAGGCCTGA
- a CDS encoding ABC transporter ATP-binding protein, whose amino-acid sequence MTNPAIELQKINKRFGPVWANKDIDLKVMPATVHGIIGENGAGKSTLMSILYGFYTADSGDMLMAGNKVDIRNSQQAIAKGIGMVHQHFMLVETFTVLENVMLGAEGGALLDSCTDTARTALKEIEKKYGLDIDPDAIVGELPVGLQQRVEILKALYRGAKILILDEPTGVLTPQEADQLFAILNTLREQGVTILLITHKLKEIMAITDAVSVMRRGTIVAHRETVKTSTEELAELMVGRKVLLEVDKGEANPSDVKLKLNNVSFYDDRKVKLLKDISFELKAGEILGVAGVSGNGQSELLKVLSGAITPQEGVMVINTMGQTHTFTPSDLRDSRMMRHIAMGHVPEDRLKQGLVKTFVAQENAILGYEDRDEYGTPLLNPETIKKATHEMMEAYDVRPALPSLKAANFSGGNQQKLILAREMLKNHEILLVGQPTRGVDIGAIEFIHRNLIAARDAGAAVLLVSVELDEIMSLADRIIVISDGRISGEVMAKDTNERELGLLMANVSKGEENA is encoded by the coding sequence ATGACGAATCCTGCGATAGAACTGCAGAAAATCAATAAGCGTTTTGGTCCTGTCTGGGCCAATAAAGATATTGATCTTAAAGTGATGCCTGCGACCGTTCACGGAATTATCGGTGAAAATGGTGCGGGTAAATCGACCCTGATGTCCATTCTTTATGGTTTTTATACGGCTGACAGCGGCGATATGCTGATGGCGGGCAATAAAGTTGATATCAGAAATTCTCAACAAGCGATTGCCAAAGGTATCGGCATGGTTCACCAGCACTTTATGTTGGTGGAAACCTTTACCGTTTTGGAAAACGTGATGTTGGGTGCGGAAGGTGGAGCATTATTAGACAGCTGCACGGATACCGCACGAACTGCACTGAAAGAAATTGAAAAGAAATATGGGCTGGATATCGATCCGGATGCCATTGTTGGTGAACTACCAGTTGGTTTGCAGCAGCGAGTAGAAATTCTCAAAGCATTGTATCGTGGTGCGAAAATTCTGATTTTAGATGAGCCGACAGGTGTATTAACACCTCAGGAAGCCGATCAGCTATTTGCCATTCTCAATACATTGCGTGAGCAGGGTGTGACGATTCTTTTAATCACCCACAAACTGAAAGAAATTATGGCGATCACCGATGCGGTTTCGGTCATGCGTCGTGGCACTATCGTGGCTCACCGCGAAACTGTGAAGACTTCGACAGAAGAACTAGCTGAGTTAATGGTTGGCCGTAAGGTTCTGTTGGAAGTAGATAAAGGTGAAGCCAATCCAAGCGATGTAAAGCTGAAGCTCAATAATGTCAGTTTTTACGATGATCGTAAGGTGAAGCTGTTAAAAGACATTAGCTTTGAATTGAAAGCAGGTGAGATTTTGGGCGTTGCCGGTGTCTCGGGTAATGGCCAATCTGAGTTGTTAAAAGTGTTGTCTGGTGCGATTACTCCTCAAGAGGGTGTCATGGTAATCAATACCATGGGACAAACGCATACCTTTACGCCGTCAGATCTGCGTGACTCACGTATGATGCGCCACATTGCAATGGGGCACGTGCCTGAAGATCGTTTAAAACAAGGTTTGGTTAAAACCTTTGTTGCTCAAGAAAATGCAATCTTAGGATATGAAGATCGTGATGAGTACGGCACACCGTTGCTGAACCCAGAAACGATTAAAAAGGCCACCCATGAAATGATGGAAGCCTATGATGTTCGCCCTGCTTTGCCTTCATTGAAAGCCGCTAACTTCTCTGGTGGTAACCAGCAGAAGCTGATACTGGCCCGTGAAATGCTGAAAAACCACGAAATTTTGCTGGTGGGTCAGCCGACACGTGGTGTCGATATCGGCGCGATTGAATTTATCCACCGTAACTTGATTGCCGCTCGTGATGCAGGTGCTGCAGTGCTGCTGGTATCAGTTGAACTAGATGAAATCATGTCGCTGGCAGATCGGATTATTGTGATATCCGATGGCCGGATTTCTGGTGAAGTAATGGCTAAAGATACTAACGAGCGTGAGCTGGGTCTGTTAATGGCCAACGTTAGTAAGGGTGAGGAGAACGCCTAA